A section of the Pseudomonas sp. FP453 genome encodes:
- a CDS encoding beta-ketoacyl-ACP synthase, producing MKRVVVTGMAGMTSLGSDWATISANFRANRSGIRRMDEWDRFTELNTRLAGPIDDFVVPAHWTRKQLRSMGRVSRLAVWAAEQALQDAGLLGDESIKDGRMGVACGSSTGSTDEIKAFGNMLLNSVAEGLNANSYVRMMPHTTAANISIFFGLTGRLIPTSSACTSGSQGIGYAYEAIKFGRLPLMLAGGAEELCPTEAMVFDALYATSLKNDAPQTSPRPYDSGRDGLVIGEGGGMLVLEELEHALARGAHIHAELVGFGSNADGQHTTRPEQKTMRRAMELALEDAGLEPSAIGYVNGHGTATDQGDVAETLATQALFGSRMPISSQKSFLGHTLGACGALESWFSIEMMNSNHYVHTFNLDAVDPQCGELDYLQGEFREMHHDYVMNNNFAFGGVNTSLIFRRWS from the coding sequence ATGAAGCGTGTCGTCGTCACCGGCATGGCCGGCATGACCTCCCTGGGCAGCGATTGGGCCACCATCTCGGCCAACTTCCGCGCCAACCGCAGCGGTATCCGGCGCATGGACGAGTGGGACCGCTTCACCGAATTGAATACGCGCCTGGCCGGGCCGATTGACGATTTTGTCGTGCCAGCCCACTGGACCCGCAAGCAACTGCGCAGCATGGGCCGCGTCTCGCGCCTGGCGGTGTGGGCGGCGGAGCAGGCGTTGCAGGACGCCGGCTTGCTCGGTGACGAGTCGATCAAGGACGGGCGCATGGGCGTGGCCTGTGGCTCGTCCACCGGCAGCACCGACGAGATCAAGGCGTTCGGCAATATGCTGCTGAACTCGGTGGCCGAGGGGCTGAACGCCAACTCCTATGTGCGCATGATGCCGCACACCACGGCAGCGAATATCAGCATCTTTTTTGGCCTGACCGGGCGGCTGATCCCCACCTCCAGCGCCTGCACCAGCGGCAGCCAGGGCATCGGCTATGCCTATGAGGCGATCAAGTTCGGCCGCCTGCCGCTGATGCTCGCCGGCGGCGCCGAAGAGCTGTGCCCCACCGAGGCCATGGTGTTCGATGCGCTCTACGCCACCAGCCTGAAAAACGACGCGCCGCAGACCAGCCCACGGCCCTACGACAGCGGCCGCGATGGCCTGGTGATCGGCGAAGGCGGCGGCATGCTGGTGCTCGAAGAGCTGGAGCATGCACTGGCGCGCGGGGCGCATATCCACGCAGAGCTGGTCGGCTTCGGCAGCAACGCCGACGGCCAGCACACCACGCGCCCGGAACAGAAAACCATGCGCCGTGCGATGGAGCTGGCGCTGGAAGACGCCGGCCTGGAGCCGTCCGCCATCGGCTACGTCAACGGCCATGGCACCGCCACCGATCAAGGCGACGTCGCCGAGACCCTGGCCACCCAGGCCCTGTTCGGCAGCCGCATGCCCATCAGTTCGCAGAAGAGTTTCCTCGGCCACACCTTGGGTGCGTGCGGCGCGCTGGAGTCGTGGTTCAGCATCGAGATGATGAACAGCAACCACTATGTGCACACCTTCAACCTGGACGCCGTCGACCCGCAATGCGGCGAGCTGGATTACCTGCAGGGTGAGTTCCGCGAGATGCACCACGACTACGTGATGAACAACAACTTTGCCTTTGGCGGCGTCAACACGTCGCTGATCTTCCGCCGCTGGTCCTGA
- a CDS encoding hotdog family protein: MTPWPLAELLPHAGDMILIDQVLSYDEEQIRTRVTVTPGGLFNRPDGSLPAWVGIELMAQSVAAYAGCRARHKGEAVELGFLLGTRKFECNVEHFPAGAELTIHGLRSLEDDNGMGVFECHLTGEGIQASARLNVFRPPQAATYLDESKDVTP, translated from the coding sequence ATGACCCCTTGGCCACTCGCCGAACTGCTGCCCCATGCCGGCGACATGATCCTGATCGACCAGGTGCTGTCGTACGATGAAGAGCAGATTCGCACCCGCGTCACCGTCACCCCCGGCGGCCTGTTCAACCGCCCCGACGGCAGCCTGCCTGCGTGGGTCGGCATTGAGTTGATGGCGCAAAGTGTCGCCGCCTATGCCGGTTGCCGGGCGCGCCACAAAGGCGAAGCCGTGGAACTGGGCTTCCTGTTGGGCACACGTAAATTCGAGTGCAACGTGGAGCACTTCCCGGCCGGCGCCGAGTTGACCATCCACGGCCTGCGCTCCCTGGAAGACGACAACGGCATGGGTGTGTTCGAATGCCACCTCACCGGCGAAGGCATCCAGGCCAGTGCGCGCTTGAACGTATTCCGACCGCCCCAGGCGGCCACCTATTTAGATGAATCGAAGGACGTAACGCCATGA
- a CDS encoding beta-ketoacyl-[acyl-carrier-protein] synthase family protein gives MTAYLNALGVICALGRGQAEVSRSLFAGDCSGMVAESGWVPERVLPVGAVHGELATIPAELGQQSSRNNQLLLEAALQIEGEIRQAIHTYGASRVGVVLGTSTSGIDEASRGIAHFLREHQFPGDYDYQQQELSAPANFLADWLQLSGPAYVISTACTSSARALMSAQRLLDLGVCDAVICGGVDSLCKLTLNGFSSLEAVSNERCNPFSVNRNGINIGEAAVLFVMSKEPAPIALLGSGASCDAHHISAPEPSGKGALQSMRKALASAKLQPGQIGYLNLHGTATQHNDAMESLAVANLFPHGVACSSTKPMSGHTLGAAGALEAAFCWLSLRHGQLPPHVWDGVPDPALPALHWARLGDTLEKRCLMSNSFAFGGNNVSLIIGEAP, from the coding sequence ATGACGGCCTACCTCAACGCCCTCGGCGTGATCTGCGCCCTCGGCCGTGGCCAGGCCGAGGTCAGCCGCAGCCTGTTTGCCGGCGACTGCTCGGGTATGGTCGCCGAAAGCGGCTGGGTGCCGGAGCGTGTATTGCCGGTTGGCGCGGTACATGGCGAGCTGGCGACTATCCCCGCAGAACTCGGCCAGCAGAGCAGCCGCAACAACCAGCTGCTGCTGGAAGCGGCGTTGCAGATCGAGGGCGAGATTCGCCAGGCGATCCACACCTACGGCGCGTCGCGGGTCGGCGTTGTACTGGGTACCAGCACTTCGGGGATCGACGAGGCCAGCCGTGGCATCGCCCATTTCCTGCGGGAACACCAGTTCCCCGGCGACTACGACTACCAGCAGCAGGAACTCAGCGCTCCGGCGAATTTCCTCGCCGACTGGCTGCAACTGAGCGGCCCGGCCTATGTGATTTCCACCGCCTGCACCTCCAGCGCCCGCGCACTGATGAGCGCCCAGCGTCTGCTGGATTTGGGCGTGTGCGATGCGGTGATCTGCGGTGGCGTGGACAGTTTGTGCAAGCTCACGCTCAACGGTTTCAGCTCGCTGGAAGCGGTGTCGAACGAGCGCTGCAACCCGTTCTCGGTGAACCGCAACGGCATCAATATCGGCGAAGCGGCGGTGCTGTTTGTGATGAGCAAGGAGCCGGCGCCCATCGCCCTGCTGGGCAGCGGCGCCAGTTGTGATGCGCACCATATCTCCGCACCCGAGCCCAGCGGCAAAGGCGCGTTGCAGTCGATGCGCAAGGCGTTGGCTAGCGCGAAATTGCAGCCCGGGCAGATCGGTTACCTGAACCTGCACGGCACCGCCACCCAGCACAACGACGCCATGGAAAGCCTGGCCGTCGCCAACCTGTTCCCCCACGGCGTGGCCTGCTCATCGACCAAGCCCATGAGCGGTCACACCCTCGGTGCGGCGGGCGCGCTGGAAGCGGCGTTCTGCTGGCTGAGCCTGCGCCACGGCCAACTGCCGCCGCACGTCTGGGACGGCGTGCCCGACCCGGCGCTGCCAGCCTTGCACTGGGCACGGCTGGGCGACACCCTGGAAAAACGCTGCCTGATGAGCAACTCGTTTGCCTTCGGCGGCAACAACGTCAGCCTGATTATCGGAGAGGCCCCATGA
- a CDS encoding class I SAM-dependent methyltransferase translates to MSSQYLSKNYVEETKFGFWFLRSHTWQHHVLRVAINDLRSLFTDPLPEAPVLLDAGCGQGKSFQYLRQVFAPARLIGLDADPHSLTLSQAEAARQGMAVELIGSDCATLDVPDESVDILFCHQTFHHLVEQHRALKEFYRVLKPGGYLLFAESTEAYIDTWVIRWLFRHPMHVQKSAEEYLEMIREQGFEFGPQNVSYPYLWWSRSSDFGLLERWGLRQAPPVGQREETLVNCVARKPLASAAT, encoded by the coding sequence ATGAGCAGTCAGTACCTGAGTAAAAACTACGTCGAAGAAACCAAATTCGGCTTCTGGTTCCTGCGCAGCCACACCTGGCAGCACCATGTGCTGCGCGTGGCGATCAACGACCTGCGCAGCCTGTTCACCGACCCGCTGCCAGAGGCGCCGGTGCTGCTGGATGCCGGTTGCGGCCAGGGCAAGTCATTCCAATACCTGCGGCAGGTGTTCGCCCCCGCACGCCTGATCGGCCTCGACGCCGACCCCCACAGCCTGACACTGAGCCAGGCTGAAGCGGCGCGCCAGGGCATGGCCGTGGAGCTGATCGGCAGCGATTGCGCCACGCTCGATGTGCCGGATGAAAGCGTCGATATCCTGTTCTGCCACCAGACCTTTCACCACCTGGTCGAACAGCATCGCGCGCTGAAAGAGTTCTACCGCGTGCTCAAGCCGGGCGGGTACCTGCTGTTTGCCGAGTCCACCGAAGCCTATATCGACACCTGGGTGATCCGCTGGCTGTTCCGCCACCCGATGCATGTGCAGAAAAGCGCTGAGGAATACCTGGAGATGATCCGCGAACAGGGCTTTGAATTCGGCCCGCAGAACGTCTCGTACCCGTACCTGTGGTGGAGCCGTTCCAGCGATTTCGGCCTGCTGGAGCGCTGGGGCCTGCGCCAGGCGCCGCCGGTGGGGCAGCGCGAAGAAACCCTGGTCAACTGCGTGGCGCGCAAGCCGCTGGCGAGCGCGGCCACATGA
- a CDS encoding NAD(P)/FAD-dependent oxidoreductase encodes MPIVEMERRQVVVIGAGPSGAIAAALLKRKGHDVLIIERQHFPRFSIGESLLSHCIDFIEEAGMLDAVQAAGFQVKTGAAFAWGERYSAFDFSDTFSNGKPTTFQVQRGEFDKLLADQAALQGVDIRYGETIVGVDFKGETHYLHVRRENGSEYHLKAKFVLDASGYGRVLPRLLDLEAPSDFPVRQAVFTHIEDRIEHPGFDRSKILITTHPTKRDIWFWSIPFSNGRCSVGVVAAKEHFDGRDGDLDACLRGFIDETPSLSNVLQNAVWDTPARTIGGYSANVKTLHGPGFALLGNAAEFLDPVFSSGVTIAMRSASMAAGLLHRQLTGETVDWQTEFAAPLKRGVDTFRCYVEGWYAGTFQDVIYHPDSSPEIRRMICSILAGYAWEERNPFVSEPKRRLRMLSEICASEPV; translated from the coding sequence GTGCCCATAGTTGAAATGGAACGTCGCCAGGTGGTGGTGATCGGTGCCGGTCCGTCCGGGGCCATCGCCGCCGCGCTGTTAAAGCGCAAAGGGCATGATGTATTGATTATCGAGCGCCAGCATTTTCCACGGTTCTCGATCGGCGAAAGCCTGCTGTCCCACTGCATCGACTTCATCGAAGAAGCCGGCATGCTCGACGCCGTGCAGGCCGCCGGTTTCCAGGTGAAAACCGGCGCCGCGTTCGCCTGGGGCGAGCGCTACAGCGCGTTTGATTTCAGCGACACGTTCAGCAACGGCAAGCCGACCACCTTCCAGGTGCAGCGCGGCGAATTCGACAAGCTGCTGGCCGATCAGGCGGCGCTGCAAGGCGTGGACATCCGCTACGGCGAAACCATCGTCGGCGTCGATTTCAAAGGCGAAACCCACTACCTGCACGTGCGCCGCGAGAACGGCAGCGAGTACCACCTCAAGGCCAAGTTCGTACTCGACGCCAGCGGCTACGGCCGCGTGCTGCCGCGCCTGCTGGACCTGGAAGCGCCGTCGGATTTCCCGGTGCGACAGGCGGTGTTCACCCATATCGAAGACCGTATCGAACACCCCGGTTTCGACCGCAGCAAGATCCTCATCACCACCCATCCGACCAAACGTGACATCTGGTTCTGGAGCATCCCGTTCAGCAACGGCCGCTGCTCGGTGGGCGTGGTCGCGGCCAAGGAGCATTTCGACGGCCGCGACGGCGACCTCGATGCGTGCCTGCGCGGGTTTATCGACGAAACCCCAAGCCTGTCCAACGTGCTGCAAAACGCCGTATGGGACACGCCGGCGCGCACCATCGGCGGCTACTCGGCCAACGTCAAGACCTTGCACGGCCCGGGCTTTGCGCTGCTGGGCAATGCGGCGGAATTCCTCGACCCGGTGTTCTCGTCCGGCGTGACCATCGCCATGCGTTCGGCAAGCATGGCCGCCGGCCTTTTGCACCGCCAACTGACGGGCGAAACCGTGGACTGGCAAACCGAATTCGCCGCGCCCTTGAAACGCGGCGTGGACACCTTCCGCTGCTACGTCGAAGGCTGGTACGCCGGCACGTTCCAGGATGTGATCTACCACCCGGACAGCTCGCCGGAGATCCGCCGGATGATCTGCTCGATCCTCGCCGGCTACGCGTGGGAAGAGCGCAACCCGTTTGTCAGCGAGCCCAAGCGGCGCTTGCGGATGTTGTCGGAAATCTGTGCGAGTGAGCCGGTATGA
- a CDS encoding MMPL family transporter produces MRSERLLPRLFLILLVAVLALAGWQWRHGAPLSANLMELVPGNTPDALELQAEQRMQEPLNREMLVLVGHADRQQAVAVAQQLGERWQASGLFEKVQWNLQADLPALREQLLRGRLAMLSAKDREQLIEQPDAFIQQRVQALFDPFTGFSLVPSQDDWLGLTGRIQNSQPQHGSVQLDIGSGALIADADGQSWVLLRARTTGNAFDMKPLQVADLLQASRAQAGEQGAQLLAASGLLYAANGQQQATREITWVGGGGATVGILLLLLLAFRRWRVLLAFVPVLVGMLFGAVACVALFGHMHVMTLVLGSSLIGVAVDYPLHYLSKSWSLKPWRSWPALRLTLPGLSLSLATSCIGYLALAWTPFPALTQIAVFSAAGLVGAYLSAVCLLPALLKGVELRPAQWPLRIAECLWLVRESLLKRVPSAALLALLLLFCAGGLWQLNSKNDIRQWIGAPPQLLQEAQAVARITGFQPTSQFFLVRAEDQQQLLERESALGQRLDQLVNMGKLQGYMALSQLVSLPAEQQTLRDALNNLPQHWQPLLDLGVPASALHAEVAHLQALPTQDIDAALQGPLAEPWRTLWLGPVDGGVAAMVSLQGLNNPALLRVQAVDLPGVQLVDRLGDLNRVFADTQISAAELKLMSCVLIVLLLILPFGFGGALRIVALPLLAALCSLASLGWLGQPLTLFSLFGLLLVTAISVDYAILMREQIGGPAVSLLGTLLAALTTWLSFGLLAVSSTPAVSNFGLSVSLGLAFSFMLAPWAGQQKHAL; encoded by the coding sequence TTGCGCAGTGAGCGTTTGTTACCGCGGCTGTTCCTGATCCTGCTGGTGGCCGTGTTGGCCCTGGCCGGCTGGCAGTGGCGCCATGGCGCGCCGTTGTCGGCGAACCTGATGGAGCTGGTGCCGGGCAACACGCCGGACGCCCTGGAGCTGCAAGCCGAACAGCGCATGCAAGAGCCGTTGAACCGCGAAATGCTGGTGCTGGTCGGGCATGCCGACCGCCAGCAAGCGGTGGCCGTGGCGCAACAATTGGGCGAGCGCTGGCAAGCCAGCGGCCTGTTTGAAAAGGTCCAGTGGAACCTGCAAGCCGACCTGCCGGCGCTGCGCGAGCAATTGCTGCGCGGGCGCCTGGCGATGCTCTCGGCCAAGGACCGCGAGCAACTGATCGAACAACCCGACGCCTTCATCCAGCAGCGTGTGCAAGCGCTGTTCGACCCCTTCACCGGCTTCAGCCTGGTGCCGAGCCAGGATGACTGGCTGGGCCTGACCGGGCGCATCCAGAACAGCCAGCCACAACACGGCTCGGTGCAGTTGGATATCGGCAGCGGCGCGCTGATCGCCGATGCCGACGGCCAGAGCTGGGTGCTGCTGCGTGCGCGCACCACCGGCAATGCCTTCGACATGAAACCGCTGCAAGTGGCGGACCTGCTCCAGGCCAGCCGTGCACAAGCCGGCGAGCAAGGCGCGCAGTTGCTCGCCGCCAGCGGGCTGCTGTATGCGGCCAACGGTCAGCAGCAAGCCACGCGGGAAATCACCTGGGTCGGCGGCGGCGGCGCCACCGTCGGCATCCTGTTGCTGCTGTTGCTCGCCTTCCGCCGTTGGCGCGTGCTGCTGGCGTTTGTGCCGGTGCTGGTGGGCATGCTGTTTGGCGCGGTGGCCTGTGTGGCGCTGTTCGGCCATATGCATGTGATGACCCTGGTGCTGGGTTCCAGCCTGATTGGCGTGGCGGTGGATTACCCGCTGCACTACCTGTCGAAAAGCTGGAGCCTGAAACCCTGGCGCAGCTGGCCGGCGTTGCGCCTGACGCTGCCGGGGCTGAGCCTGAGCCTGGCGACCAGTTGCATCGGCTACCTGGCGCTGGCCTGGACGCCGTTCCCGGCGCTGACGCAAATCGCCGTGTTCTCGGCCGCCGGCCTGGTCGGCGCGTACCTGTCGGCGGTGTGCCTGTTGCCGGCGCTGCTCAAGGGCGTCGAACTGCGCCCGGCGCAATGGCCGCTGCGCATCGCCGAATGCCTGTGGCTAGTGCGCGAATCGCTGCTCAAGCGCGTGCCGAGCGCGGCGCTGCTGGCCCTGTTGCTGCTGTTTTGCGCCGGTGGCCTGTGGCAGCTCAACAGCAAAAACGATATTCGCCAATGGATCGGCGCGCCGCCGCAACTGCTGCAAGAAGCACAAGCCGTGGCGCGGATTACTGGATTCCAACCCACCAGCCAGTTCTTCCTGGTGCGCGCCGAGGACCAGCAGCAGTTGCTGGAACGGGAAAGCGCCCTGGGCCAGCGTCTCGATCAACTGGTGAACATGGGCAAGCTCCAAGGCTACATGGCCCTCAGCCAACTGGTCAGCCTGCCCGCCGAGCAGCAAACACTGCGCGATGCCCTGAACAATCTGCCGCAACACTGGCAACCGCTGCTGGACCTCGGCGTGCCCGCCAGCGCCCTGCACGCCGAAGTCGCGCACCTGCAAGCGCTGCCCACCCAAGACATCGACGCTGCACTGCAAGGCCCGCTGGCCGAACCCTGGCGCACCTTGTGGCTGGGCCCGGTAGACGGCGGCGTAGCGGCGATGGTCAGCTTGCAAGGCCTGAACAACCCGGCGCTGCTGCGGGTGCAGGCGGTGGATTTGCCCGGCGTGCAACTGGTGGATCGCCTCGGCGATCTGAACCGGGTGTTCGCCGACACGCAGATCAGCGCCGCTGAATTGAAATTGATGTCGTGCGTGCTGATCGTGCTGTTGCTGATCCTGCCGTTCGGCTTTGGCGGTGCGCTGCGCATCGTTGCGCTGCCGTTGCTGGCGGCACTGTGCAGCCTGGCCAGCCTCGGTTGGCTGGGCCAGCCGCTGACCCTGTTCAGCCTGTTCGGCCTGCTGCTGGTCACGGCCATCAGCGTGGATTACGCGATCCTCATGCGCGAGCAGATCGGCGGCCCGGCGGTCAGCTTGCTGGGCACGCTGCTGGCGGCGCTGACGACCTGGTTGTCGTTCGGCCTGCTGGCGGTGTCCAGCACACCGGCGGTGAGTAATTTCGGCTTATCGGTCAGCCTTGGCCTGGCATTCAGCTTTATGCTGGCGCCCTGGGCCGGGCAACAGAAGCACGCCTTATGA
- a CDS encoding outer membrane lipoprotein carrier protein LolA — MDVNDNAIRLTLRSALRLIAGKPAPTLLIGLFLSFSAHAFDLQQLSDQLAKPSVIHGNFTQEKHLRALPQPLVSKGTFVLAKDHGLLWLLKTPLQQDYRISAQGIARRDATGWQPLPNKSAGAEQNRLFLAVLQGDSSGLQRDFELQLKGEANDWKLTLIPRSLLLKQVFTQINIEGGELVQNIELLETQGDSTLLRMQDSTAALPLSDAERHDFAQ; from the coding sequence ATGGACGTCAACGATAACGCAATCCGCCTGACACTCCGCAGCGCCCTCAGGCTCATCGCGGGCAAGCCCGCTCCCACATTGTTGATCGGGTTGTTCCTGAGTTTCAGTGCCCATGCTTTTGACTTGCAGCAGCTCAGCGACCAGCTCGCCAAACCCTCGGTGATCCACGGCAACTTCACCCAGGAAAAACACCTGCGCGCCCTGCCCCAGCCGCTGGTCAGCAAAGGCACCTTCGTCCTCGCCAAGGACCACGGCCTGCTGTGGCTGCTGAAAACCCCGCTGCAACAGGACTACCGCATCAGCGCCCAGGGCATCGCCCGCCGTGACGCCACGGGTTGGCAGCCGCTGCCGAACAAGAGCGCCGGTGCCGAGCAGAATCGTCTGTTCCTCGCCGTGCTCCAGGGCGACAGCAGCGGCTTGCAGCGTGACTTCGAGCTGCAACTGAAAGGCGAGGCCAACGACTGGAAGCTGACCCTGATCCCACGCTCGCTGCTGCTGAAACAAGTCTTCACCCAGATCAATATCGAAGGTGGCGAGCTGGTGCAGAACATCGAGCTGCTGGAAACCCAGGGCGACAGCACCCTGCTGCGCATGCAGGACAGCACCGCCGCCCTGCCCTTGAGCGACGCGGAGCGCCACGACTTTGCGCAGTGA
- a CDS encoding thioesterase family protein, with amino-acid sequence MRSPGVLHCDTEILVPFFDVDTMNVVWHGHYVKYLEVARCALLDKLGHNYTQMLESGYAWPVIDMQLRYVRGAVFGQTINVRASLVEWENRLKVNYLITDLASGERLTRASTVQVAVDVTSREMQLASPKIFTDAVERALK; translated from the coding sequence ATGCGTAGCCCCGGCGTGCTGCACTGCGACACCGAAATCCTCGTGCCGTTTTTCGACGTCGACACCATGAACGTCGTCTGGCATGGGCACTACGTGAAGTACCTGGAAGTGGCGCGCTGCGCGCTGCTGGACAAGCTCGGCCACAACTACACGCAGATGCTGGAGTCGGGCTACGCCTGGCCGGTGATCGACATGCAGCTGCGCTACGTGCGCGGCGCGGTGTTTGGCCAGACCATCAACGTGCGCGCCAGTTTGGTGGAGTGGGAGAACCGTTTGAAGGTCAATTACCTGATCACCGACCTGGCCAGTGGCGAGCGGTTGACCCGTGCCAGCACCGTGCAAGTCGCAGTGGACGTCACCAGCCGCGAAATGCAGCTAGCCTCCCCCAAGATATTCACAGACGCCGTCGAGAGAGCCCTGAAATGA
- the hutH gene encoding histidine ammonia-lyase has protein sequence MTTHLEPVTFGERALRIEDVLALANRQAPTQLQGDAAYRQRIAKGAQFLDSLLDKEGVIYGVTTGYGDSCVVAVPLQHVEALPRHLYTFHGCGLGKLLDAQATRAVLAARLQSLCHGVSGVRVELLERLHAFLEHDVLPLIPEEGSVGASGDLTPLSYVAATLSGEREVMFRGERRQAADVHRELGWDPLVLRPKEALALMNGTAVMTGLACLAFARADYLLQLATRITALNVVALQGNPEHFDERLFAAKPHPGQMQVAAWLRKDLAIDAPTAPLHRLQDRYSLRCAPHVLGVLADSLNWLRSFIEIELNSANDNPIIDAEEERVLHGGHFYGGHIAFAMDSLKTLVANVADLLDRQLALLVDVRYNHGLPSNLSGAPADRAMINHGFKAVQIGTSAWTAEALKNTMPASVFSRSTECHNQDKVSMGTIAARDAIRVLELTEQVAAATLLAANQGVWLRAQAADARPLPPALAAMHEQLAQDFPPVIEDRALEGELRLCLQRIAAQHWRLHA, from the coding sequence ATGACCACGCATCTTGAGCCGGTAACCTTTGGCGAACGCGCTTTGCGCATCGAAGACGTGCTGGCCCTGGCCAACCGTCAGGCGCCTACCCAATTGCAGGGCGATGCCGCCTACCGCCAGCGCATCGCCAAGGGCGCGCAGTTCCTCGACTCGCTGCTGGACAAGGAAGGCGTGATCTACGGCGTGACCACCGGCTACGGCGACTCCTGCGTGGTGGCCGTGCCGTTGCAGCACGTCGAAGCGCTGCCGCGACACCTCTACACCTTCCACGGTTGCGGCCTGGGCAAGTTGCTCGATGCGCAAGCCACCCGCGCCGTGCTGGCCGCGCGCTTGCAGTCGCTGTGCCACGGCGTGTCCGGCGTGCGCGTGGAGCTGCTGGAACGCCTGCATGCCTTCCTGGAACACGACGTGCTGCCGCTGATCCCGGAAGAAGGCTCGGTGGGCGCCAGCGGTGACCTGACGCCGCTGTCCTACGTGGCCGCGACCTTGTCCGGCGAACGTGAAGTGATGTTCCGTGGCGAACGCCGCCAGGCCGCCGACGTCCATCGCGAACTGGGCTGGGACCCGCTGGTGCTGCGCCCGAAAGAAGCCCTCGCGCTGATGAACGGCACCGCCGTGATGACCGGCCTCGCGTGCCTGGCCTTCGCCCGCGCCGACTACCTGCTGCAACTGGCCACGCGCATCACCGCGCTGAACGTGGTGGCGCTGCAAGGCAACCCGGAACACTTCGATGAGCGCCTGTTCGCCGCCAAGCCGCACCCGGGGCAGATGCAAGTCGCCGCGTGGCTGCGCAAGGACCTGGCCATCGACGCGCCGACCGCGCCACTGCATCGCTTGCAGGACCGCTACTCGCTGCGCTGCGCGCCCCACGTCCTCGGCGTGCTGGCTGACAGCCTGAACTGGCTGCGATCGTTCATCGAGATCGAACTGAACAGCGCCAACGACAACCCGATCATCGACGCCGAAGAAGAACGCGTGCTCCACGGCGGCCACTTCTACGGCGGCCACATTGCCTTCGCCATGGACAGCCTCAAGACCCTGGTGGCCAACGTCGCCGACCTGCTCGACCGCCAGCTCGCCCTGCTGGTAGACGTGCGCTACAACCACGGCCTGCCAAGCAACCTGTCCGGCGCCCCGGCAGACCGCGCGATGATCAACCATGGCTTCAAGGCCGTGCAGATCGGCACCAGCGCCTGGACCGCCGAAGCGCTGAAAAATACGATGCCGGCCAGCGTGTTCTCGCGTTCCACCGAATGCCACAACCAGGACAAAGTGAGCATGGGCACCATCGCCGCCCGCGATGCGATCCGCGTGCTGGAACTGACCGAACAGGTCGCCGCGGCCACCTTGCTCGCCGCCAACCAAGGCGTGTGGCTGCGCGCCCAGGCCGCCGATGCACGCCCGCTGCCTCCCGCGCTGGCGGCGATGCACGAACAACTGGCGCAGGACTTCCCGCCAGTGATCGAAGACCGCGCCCTCGAAGGCGAACTGCGCCTGTGCCTGCAACGCATCGCCGCGCAACACTGGAGGCTGCATGCGTAG
- a CDS encoding glycosyl transferase has translation MSDSTKHWADREERGSFLLMKLTAFAAKVLGRRVLSPLLYAIVLYFFLFGRTARHSAWQYQQRLAEWSGRDDLRPSHKRVFGQFMAFADSLLDKLDVWNGKLRLEQIEINDPAKLRGQLRGERGQMLVGAHLGNLEVCRALAEIGEQVTMNVLVHTKHAEQFNRLLGEAGATHLRLIQVSELDPATMLLLSQRLDDGEWLAIAGDRVPLHGGRTVRVDFLGHAAAFPQGPWLLAGLLKCPVNLLMCLKHKSRYRLTIEPFADLIEWKRNTREQVIALWTARYAARLGQFCLEAPQQWFNFYPFWKTDDHAS, from the coding sequence ATGAGCGACAGCACCAAGCACTGGGCCGATCGCGAGGAGCGCGGCAGCTTCCTGCTGATGAAACTCACCGCGTTCGCCGCCAAGGTCCTTGGCCGCCGCGTGTTGAGCCCGCTGCTGTACGCCATCGTCCTGTACTTCTTCCTGTTCGGCCGCACCGCACGCCACAGCGCCTGGCAATACCAGCAGCGCCTGGCCGAGTGGAGCGGGCGTGATGACCTGCGCCCCAGCCACAAGCGCGTGTTCGGCCAGTTCATGGCCTTCGCCGACTCCCTGCTCGACAAACTCGACGTGTGGAACGGCAAGCTGCGCCTGGAACAGATCGAGATCAACGACCCGGCCAAGTTGCGCGGGCAACTGCGCGGCGAGCGCGGGCAGATGCTGGTGGGCGCGCACCTGGGCAACCTCGAAGTGTGCCGCGCCCTCGCCGAGATTGGCGAACAAGTAACCATGAACGTGCTGGTGCACACCAAGCACGCCGAACAATTCAACCGCCTGCTCGGCGAAGCCGGGGCGACGCACTTGCGCCTGATCCAGGTCAGCGAACTGGACCCGGCCACCATGCTGCTGCTCAGCCAGCGCCTGGATGACGGCGAATGGCTGGCCATCGCCGGCGACCGCGTGCCGCTGCACGGCGGGCGCACGGTGCGCGTGGACTTCCTCGGCCACGCCGCCGCCTTCCCCCAAGGCCCGTGGCTGCTGGCCGGCTTGCTCAAATGCCCGGTGAACCTGCTGATGTGCCTCAAGCACAAAAGCCGCTATCGCCTGACCATCGAGCCTTTCGCCGATTTGATCGAATGGAAACGTAATACCCGCGAGCAGGTCATAGCCCTGTGGACCGCGCGCTACGCCGCACGCCTGGGCCAGTTCTGCCTGGAAGCGCCCCAACAATGGTTCAACTTTTACCCTTTCTGGAAGACCGATGACCACGCATCTTGA